GCGGGTGATCAGCTCATCCGAGCCGACAAAGTCGGCGCCAGCCTCCTGGGCGGCAGCGGCGGCCTCGCCCTGGGCGAACACCAGCACGCGCACGACCTTGCCGGTACCGTGGGGCAGAGCCACCGTGGTGCGCAGGTTCTGGTCGGCGTGGCGGGGGTCGATGCCGAGGCGGAGGTGCACCTCAACCGTCGCATCAAACTTGGTGAAGGTCACCTGCTTGAGCAGGCTGATCGCCTCGTTGGCGGTGTACACGCGGCCCTGGTCGATCTTGGCCAGCGCCGATGTGTAGTTCTTGCCGTGCTTCTTGGTCACGTGTGTTTCTCCTCGTGGTCCGATCGAGCCTCGCGGCTCTCCCACGCTGTGGGGCAGGGCGCTCGCCCTACCGTCTCATACTAGTCGACGATCCGAATGCCCATGCTGCGGGCGGTGCCCGAGATGATCTTCTCGGCGCCAGCGATGTCGATCGCGTTCAGATCGCTCATCTTCTGCTCGGCCAGCTTGCGCAGCTGCTCGCGGGTGATCGTGCCGACCTCTTTGCGGTTCGGGGTGCCCGAGCCACGGTCGACGCCTGCGGCCTTGCGCAGGAGATCCGCCGCAGGGGGCGTGCGCAGCGTCAGTGTGAACGAGCGATCCGAGTAGACCGTGATCTCGGCGGGGATGATGCTCCCGGCCTGGCTAGCGGTCTTCTCGTTGTACTCCTTCACGAAAGCCATGATATTAATACCATAGCTACCGAGCGCCGGGCCTACCGGCGGCGCGGGCGTCGCCTTGCCTGCTGGCAGCTGGAGTTTGACAACGCCAACGACTTTCTTTGCCACAACAGTGCTCCTATGTGTACGCTACAAGCCGCAGCCCGTAGGGCCAATATCATGCTGCCTCTACAGGCCTGCGACCCGACACTCTAACAGACATGCTTTATTTAGTCAACTAGACGCATCACCTGGAGGAAGTCCAGCTCGATCGGTGCCTCGCGGCCAAAGAACGAGACCAACACCCGCACGCGCCCGCGCTCCTGATCGATGGCATCGACGACGCCCTCGAAGTCGGTGAACGGCCCATCGGTGATCTTCACCGGCTGGCCCACCTGGTAGCTGACGCGCACCTTCGGTGCCTCCTCCTCCATCTGGCGAAGGATCTTCTTGACCTCGTCCTCCTCCAGCGGCGTGGGGCGGTTGCCGTGGCCGACAAAGCTCGTGACGCCGGGCGTGTTCCGCACCACATACCACGAGTCCTCGGTCATGCGCATCTGCACCAGCACGTAGCCAGGGAAGACTTTTTTC
The sequence above is a segment of the Chloroflexia bacterium SDU3-3 genome. Coding sequences within it:
- the rplK gene encoding 50S ribosomal protein L11, which translates into the protein MAKKVVGVVKLQLPAGKATPAPPVGPALGSYGINIMAFVKEYNEKTASQAGSIIPAEITVYSDRSFTLTLRTPPAADLLRKAAGVDRGSGTPNRKEVGTITREQLRKLAEQKMSDLNAIDIAGAEKIISGTARSMGIRIVD
- the nusG gene encoding transcription termination/antitermination protein NusG, whose protein sequence is MADIDHQNEPIVQDDGRRWYVIHTYSGYENKVKQNLMHRIETMEMGDQIFRVIVPTEEEIEIKNGQRRTVQKKVFPGYVLVQMRMTEDSWYVVRNTPGVTSFVGHGNRPTPLEEDEVKKILRQMEEEAPKVRVSYQVGQPVKITDGPFTDFEGVVDAIDQERGRVRVLVSFFGREAPIELDFLQVMRLVD